One region of Baekduia soli genomic DNA includes:
- a CDS encoding Eco57I restriction-modification methylase domain-containing protein codes for MGTPPELVDLVEKYQRNRNSYESAVYNETQLRREFVDPLLQILGWDVDNAAGYAEAYKDVVHEDSIRIEGSPKAPDYSLRIGGTRKFFVEAKKPSVKITNDKASAYQLRRYAWSAGLPLSLLTNFASLAVYDGRVPPAPNERAAKARILLVEVDELAERWDEIASIFARESVLRGNLDRYTDLNAPRRGTSPVDDYFLREIEEWRQALAADLATRNPDLNQAGLNYAVQATIDRIIFLRICEDRGLEDYGTLQSAAGRKHVYRQLLELFNQADTRYNSGLFHFATEADRGTPDVLTPRLNVDDSILRSILERLYFPESPYQFSVVSAEILGQVYEQFLGRVIEIGPDRSVSVNQKPEIRQRSGGVYYTPSYIVRFIVERTLGETLSRVTAENLVMGGKGRRRIRVVDPACGSGSFLIVAYQYLLDWYLAQYQRDVARWSKGRSPRIHAASRGDWRLTTAERKRILLDHIFGVDIDAQAVEVTKLSLLLKVLEGESAESLQLVMRILRERALPDLDLNIKAGNSLVGADVWTVLDEIPDEEAARINPFDWSREFPDAMAAGGFDAVFGNPPYVYRNATEDLLRSYYEKQYSTTQGNFELYKFFLERGMWLCKPEGLLGYIVSASFLIQTSFSRLREFLVRSGVIEHLAGLGPGAFSKATIDSAIIVVQKTALPANHNIEVRGPKRPTELLRTTPYPVPQVRFANNPDTVFDWRLRPEGAKIVERLLGDFPPVEEGFEFGVGINTGFIRGLLTADSKLDDRYGPMIAGDGISPMGEPQTDGWIMYDPDFVAKQGDRGRSLPQKRLLTEPKILVVRTRNLSLLRRIVSTIDTSGGYNLNRLSNIIARPGRELYGLLGLLNSSLYEWLFSTRYFDYEIKPVYLRSAPLADTEDPALIRLTKQMDRTTKALQKSNLNTEAERLKRQRDGQQRALDDQVFKLFSVTSEERKHIEWQLDYFAQNPDEPAATESFALTLAATDQRTRVGGAAG; via the coding sequence ATGGGAACCCCGCCGGAGCTCGTAGACCTCGTCGAGAAGTACCAGCGCAATCGCAACTCGTACGAGTCGGCGGTCTACAACGAGACCCAGCTCCGACGGGAATTTGTTGACCCACTGCTCCAAATCCTGGGATGGGACGTCGACAATGCCGCCGGGTACGCAGAGGCCTACAAGGACGTCGTCCACGAGGACAGCATTCGTATCGAAGGCTCGCCAAAGGCTCCGGACTACTCGCTCCGTATCGGCGGTACGCGCAAGTTCTTCGTTGAGGCCAAGAAGCCCTCGGTCAAGATCACAAACGATAAGGCGAGCGCCTACCAGCTGCGACGCTATGCGTGGTCGGCAGGACTGCCGCTGTCGTTGCTAACCAACTTCGCGAGCCTAGCCGTATACGACGGTCGGGTGCCGCCGGCGCCGAACGAACGGGCCGCCAAGGCTCGCATCTTGCTCGTCGAGGTTGATGAACTGGCAGAACGATGGGACGAAATCGCCTCCATCTTCGCGCGCGAATCGGTTCTCCGGGGAAACCTCGACCGATACACCGACCTCAACGCGCCTCGCCGCGGCACCTCGCCGGTGGACGATTACTTTCTAAGGGAGATCGAAGAGTGGCGCCAAGCCCTTGCGGCTGACTTAGCGACTCGCAATCCCGATCTCAATCAAGCCGGCCTGAACTATGCCGTTCAGGCGACAATCGACCGAATTATCTTTCTGCGGATCTGCGAGGACCGCGGACTTGAGGACTACGGCACCCTGCAGTCTGCTGCGGGCCGCAAGCACGTCTACCGCCAGCTACTCGAGCTATTTAACCAGGCGGACACCCGCTACAACTCCGGTCTTTTTCACTTTGCCACCGAGGCGGACCGTGGCACACCAGATGTGCTCACACCCAGGCTGAACGTCGACGATTCAATTCTGCGATCAATCCTCGAGCGGCTGTACTTTCCCGAAAGCCCATACCAGTTTTCGGTCGTGAGTGCTGAGATTCTCGGACAGGTCTACGAGCAGTTTCTGGGTAGGGTCATCGAGATCGGCCCTGATCGATCTGTCTCGGTCAATCAGAAGCCAGAAATCAGACAGCGATCCGGCGGCGTCTACTACACGCCCTCGTACATTGTCCGATTCATCGTCGAGCGCACTCTCGGCGAGACGCTGAGCAGAGTGACAGCCGAGAATCTGGTGATGGGCGGCAAGGGACGTCGGCGGATACGTGTCGTTGACCCTGCGTGTGGGTCTGGGTCGTTCCTGATCGTCGCCTATCAATATTTGCTCGACTGGTACCTGGCCCAATACCAGAGGGACGTAGCACGCTGGTCTAAGGGGCGGTCTCCTCGCATTCACGCAGCGAGTCGCGGCGACTGGCGACTCACGACAGCCGAACGCAAGCGAATCCTCCTCGACCACATCTTTGGGGTCGACATCGACGCCCAAGCAGTCGAGGTAACTAAGCTATCGCTCTTGCTCAAGGTTTTGGAGGGCGAGTCGGCCGAGAGCCTGCAATTGGTGATGAGGATCCTACGAGAGCGCGCACTTCCCGACCTCGACCTCAATATTAAGGCTGGAAATTCGCTCGTGGGTGCGGACGTGTGGACGGTGCTCGACGAGATCCCCGATGAGGAAGCCGCCCGAATCAACCCGTTCGATTGGTCTCGTGAGTTCCCGGACGCCATGGCCGCTGGTGGCTTCGACGCCGTATTCGGTAACCCGCCGTACGTCTATCGCAACGCAACCGAGGATCTTCTGCGGTCCTACTACGAGAAGCAGTACTCCACGACGCAGGGCAATTTCGAGCTCTACAAATTCTTTCTGGAGCGCGGTATGTGGCTTTGTAAGCCGGAGGGCCTACTGGGCTATATCGTCAGCGCATCGTTTCTGATCCAGACTTCGTTCTCGCGCCTACGTGAGTTCCTCGTAAGGAGCGGAGTGATCGAGCACTTGGCCGGTCTTGGGCCGGGCGCCTTCAGCAAGGCGACCATTGACTCGGCGATCATTGTCGTGCAAAAGACCGCCCTGCCGGCCAATCACAACATCGAGGTACGGGGTCCGAAGCGACCCACGGAGCTGCTGCGCACTACCCCGTACCCGGTGCCACAGGTCCGCTTCGCGAACAACCCCGACACAGTCTTCGACTGGCGACTGCGACCTGAGGGCGCCAAGATCGTCGAACGCCTGCTAGGAGATTTCCCGCCTGTCGAGGAAGGATTCGAGTTCGGCGTAGGCATCAATACGGGGTTCATCAGAGGTCTGCTGACGGCAGACAGCAAGCTCGACGACCGCTATGGCCCAATGATTGCTGGCGATGGCATTTCGCCGATGGGTGAGCCACAAACCGATGGCTGGATCATGTACGACCCTGACTTCGTCGCCAAGCAGGGCGATCGGGGCCGATCCTTACCGCAGAAGAGGCTGCTGACCGAGCCGAAGATTCTGGTCGTCCGCACCCGAAACTTGTCGCTGTTGCGGCGTATCGTATCCACGATCGACACGAGTGGTGGTTACAACCTCAACCGCCTGTCAAACATCATCGCGCGACCTGGCCGGGAGCTCTACGGCCTGCTTGGCTTACTCAACTCATCATTGTACGAATGGCTCTTCTCGACACGCTATTTCGACTATGAGATCAAGCCCGTATACCTACGCTCAGCTCCCCTCGCAGACACCGAGGACCCAGCCCTCATTCGCCTGACCAAGCAAATGGATCGGACCACGAAGGCGCTCCAAAAGTCGAACTTGAACACCGAAGCCGAAAGACTCAAACGTCAACGAGACGGGCAGCAGCGGGCGCTCGACGACCAGGTCTTCAAACTCTTCTCGGTCACATCCGAGGAGCGCAAGCACATCGAGTGGCAGCTCGACTACTTCGCGCAGAACCCGGATGAACCCGCTGCGACGGAATCCTTTGCGCTTACGCTCGCGGCGACGGACCAGAGAACCCGAGTGGGAGGCGCCGCCGGCTAA